One stretch of Variovorax sp. 54 DNA includes these proteins:
- a CDS encoding LysE family translocator — translation MTLATALLFAIVAFAAIATPGPTVLLALSNGSRHGVRRALPGMLGAVLSDFVLVGAVALGLGALLAASEFWFSMLKWVGAVYLAWLGLRMLRSKGGFQLPNADAAATVTAGESRRIFFKSFLVAVTNPKGYIFCSALLPQFIDPATAQAPQYVVIALIFAGLDMVVMLGYAFVGARAIRLLTVSATRWIDRACGGMLLALAGSLAFYRRSAASV, via the coding sequence ATGACGCTCGCCACCGCCCTGCTGTTCGCCATCGTGGCCTTCGCGGCCATCGCCACGCCCGGCCCCACGGTGCTGCTGGCACTCAGCAACGGCTCGCGCCACGGCGTGCGACGAGCGCTGCCGGGCATGCTCGGTGCGGTGCTGTCCGACTTCGTGCTGGTCGGCGCCGTGGCGCTCGGCCTGGGCGCGCTGCTCGCGGCTTCGGAGTTCTGGTTCTCGATGCTGAAGTGGGTGGGCGCGGTCTACCTGGCCTGGCTCGGGCTGCGCATGCTGCGCTCCAAGGGCGGCTTCCAGCTGCCGAACGCAGACGCCGCGGCCACCGTCACGGCAGGCGAAAGCCGGCGCATCTTCTTCAAGTCGTTCCTGGTGGCGGTGACCAACCCCAAGGGCTACATCTTCTGCTCGGCACTGCTGCCGCAGTTCATCGACCCGGCTACCGCGCAGGCGCCGCAGTACGTGGTCATTGCGCTGATCTTCGCGGGCCTCGACATGGTCGTGATGCTGGGCTATGCCTTCGTCGGCGCCCGCGCGATCCGGCTGCTCACGGTGTCGGCCACGCGCTGGATCGACCGCGCCTGCGGCGGCATGCTGCTGGCGCTGGCGGGCTCGCTCGCTTTCTATCGGCGCAGCGCGGCCTCCGTCTGA
- a CDS encoding DUF3829 domain-containing protein yields the protein MKKYQTLLGATLVAVSALVAGCGDKADKTAQPSASSTEAKPAAPAANDQQLVEKYNLYVDVSNNLRTSFQEARESYVTGQVPLLQAKAPLTSLRIQNDILVDRSAQKLDAAAAIAAPLPEIDESAKAFSAALKVLSPLSRELNDYANSKGYLADNGDKARQMSADYLAALTTVAQAEAAFDKGLSARDQALTKEAFEKAPKDTAAHYRAGLIYHGKLNHADAMALFAAPNDPQALAAFEASLALVADSAAGWSKKTGEQSAQSGKSCSGGMLQINEFIGQSRSVIKDAKDGVFKRKETGAMARMGRSGIVDAANRYNQNFANMIGQFNRPLC from the coding sequence ATGAAGAAGTACCAAACCCTTCTGGGTGCCACCCTCGTCGCCGTGTCGGCGCTCGTCGCGGGCTGCGGCGACAAGGCGGACAAAACCGCCCAGCCCTCTGCCTCGTCCACCGAAGCCAAGCCGGCCGCCCCCGCCGCCAACGACCAGCAGCTCGTCGAAAAGTACAACCTCTACGTCGACGTCTCGAACAACCTGCGCACCTCGTTCCAGGAAGCACGCGAGAGCTACGTGACCGGCCAGGTGCCGCTGCTGCAGGCCAAGGCGCCGCTCACCAGCCTGCGCATCCAGAACGACATCCTGGTCGACCGCTCGGCCCAAAAGCTCGATGCCGCCGCCGCCATCGCCGCGCCGCTGCCCGAGATCGACGAATCGGCCAAGGCCTTCTCGGCCGCCCTCAAGGTGCTGTCGCCCCTGAGCCGCGAGCTGAACGACTACGCCAACTCCAAGGGCTACCTTGCCGACAACGGCGACAAGGCACGCCAGATGAGCGCCGACTATCTGGCCGCCCTCACCACCGTCGCGCAGGCCGAAGCGGCCTTCGACAAGGGCCTGAGCGCCCGCGACCAGGCGCTCACCAAGGAAGCCTTCGAGAAGGCGCCCAAGGACACCGCCGCCCACTACCGCGCCGGCTTGATCTACCACGGCAAGCTCAACCACGCCGACGCCATGGCGCTGTTCGCCGCGCCCAACGACCCGCAGGCCCTGGCCGCCTTCGAGGCCTCGCTGGCGCTGGTGGCCGACTCGGCCGCGGGCTGGAGCAAGAAGACCGGCGAGCAGTCGGCCCAGAGCGGCAAGAGCTGCAGCGGCGGCATGCTGCAGATCAACGAGTTCATCGGCCAGTCGCGCTCGGTGATCAAGGACGCCAAGGACGGCGTGTTCAAGCGCAAGGAAACCGGTGCGATGGCTCGCATGGGCCGCTCGGGCATCGTCGACGCGGCCAACCGCTACAACCAGAACTTCGCCAACATGATCGGCCAGTTCAACCGCCCGCTTTGCTGA
- the dapC gene encoding succinyldiaminopimelate transaminase, which yields MNPLLSKLQPYPFERLKQLFAGVTPAPEFAPISLGIGEPKHATPAFIKDALSAGLGALAAYPATAGELKLRTSFTDWLHRRYSLALDPATQVLPVNGSREALFALAQTVVDASASPKPVVMSPNPFYQIYEGAALLSGAEPYYVPSVPARNFAVDWDSVPEAVWARTQLVFVCSPGNPTGAVMSLDEWKKLFALSDRHGFVIAADECYSEIYFRDEPPLSGLEASMKLGRPDFKSLIALTSLSKRSNVPGLRSGFVAGDAALIKKFLLYRTYHGSAMSGAVAAASIAAWGDESHVVDNRAQYRAKFAAVTPLLEPVLDVRLPDASFYLWAGVPEVWAGDDEAFARALYAQYNVTVLPGSYLARDTDHSANPGRGRIRMALVAETAECVEAAQRIVRFVKDGRR from the coding sequence ATGAATCCCTTGCTTTCCAAATTGCAGCCGTACCCCTTCGAGCGGCTGAAGCAACTGTTCGCGGGCGTCACGCCCGCCCCCGAATTCGCCCCCATCAGCCTGGGCATCGGCGAGCCCAAGCACGCCACGCCGGCCTTCATCAAGGATGCCCTGAGCGCCGGCCTCGGCGCCCTCGCCGCCTACCCGGCCACCGCCGGCGAACTGAAACTGCGCACCTCGTTCACCGACTGGCTGCATCGCCGCTACAGCTTGGCGCTCGACCCGGCCACGCAGGTGCTGCCGGTCAACGGCTCGCGCGAGGCGCTGTTCGCGCTCGCCCAGACCGTGGTCGACGCCAGCGCCAGCCCCAAGCCGGTGGTGATGTCGCCCAACCCGTTCTATCAAATCTACGAGGGCGCCGCGCTGCTCTCGGGCGCCGAGCCGTACTACGTGCCCAGCGTGCCCGCGCGCAACTTCGCGGTCGATTGGGACAGCGTGCCCGAGGCCGTCTGGGCCCGCACCCAGCTCGTGTTCGTCTGCTCGCCGGGCAATCCCACGGGCGCCGTGATGTCTCTGGACGAGTGGAAGAAGCTCTTCGCGCTGTCCGACCGCCACGGCTTCGTGATCGCCGCCGACGAGTGCTACAGCGAGATCTACTTCCGCGACGAGCCGCCGCTCAGCGGCCTCGAGGCCTCGATGAAGCTCGGCCGGCCCGACTTCAAGAGCCTGATCGCGCTCACCTCGCTGTCCAAGCGCAGCAACGTGCCCGGCCTGCGCAGCGGCTTCGTGGCCGGCGACGCGGCCCTCATCAAGAAGTTTTTGCTCTACCGCACCTACCACGGCAGCGCCATGAGCGGCGCCGTGGCCGCCGCCAGCATCGCGGCCTGGGGCGACGAGTCGCACGTGGTCGACAACCGCGCCCAGTACCGCGCCAAGTTCGCCGCCGTCACGCCGCTGCTCGAACCCGTGCTCGACGTGCGCCTGCCCGACGCCAGCTTCTACCTCTGGGCCGGCGTGCCCGAAGTGTGGGCTGGCGACGACGAAGCCTTCGCCCGCGCGCTCTACGCTCAATACAATGTCACGGTTTTGCCGGGGAGCTATCTGGCGCGCGACACCGACCACAGCGCCAACCCGGGCCGCGGTCGCATCCGCATGGCGCTGGTGGCCGAAACCGCCGAGTGCGTCGAGGCCGCCCAGCGCATCGTCCGTTTCGTCAAAGACGGCCGCCGCTGA
- the dapD gene encoding 2,3,4,5-tetrahydropyridine-2,6-dicarboxylate N-succinyltransferase, which translates to MTQQLQQTIDAAWEDRANISPAAAPAEVRDAVEHVITELNNGKLRVATREGVGQWTVHQWIKKAVLLSFRLKDNEQIQAGSLGFYDKVATKFSHLSAAELKESGVRIVPPAVARRGSFIAKGAILMPSYVNIGAYVGEGTMVDTWATVGSCAQIGANVHLSGGVGIGGVLEPLQAGPTIIEDNCFIGARSEVVEGVVVEENSVLGMGVYLGQSTPIFNRETGEISYGRVPSGSVVISGNLPKKTKSGQDYSTYAAIIVKTVDAQTRSKTSLNDLLRD; encoded by the coding sequence ATGACACAGCAACTGCAACAGACCATCGACGCCGCGTGGGAAGACCGCGCCAACATCTCGCCCGCCGCCGCGCCCGCCGAAGTGCGTGACGCCGTCGAGCACGTGATCACCGAGCTGAACAACGGCAAGCTGCGCGTGGCCACCCGCGAAGGCGTGGGCCAGTGGACCGTGCACCAGTGGATCAAGAAGGCCGTGCTGCTGTCGTTCCGCCTCAAGGACAACGAGCAGATCCAGGCCGGCTCGCTGGGCTTCTACGACAAGGTCGCGACCAAGTTCTCGCACCTGTCTGCCGCCGAGCTGAAGGAATCGGGCGTGCGCATCGTGCCGCCGGCCGTGGCCCGCCGCGGCAGCTTCATCGCCAAGGGCGCGATCCTGATGCCCTCCTACGTGAACATCGGCGCCTACGTGGGCGAAGGCACCATGGTCGACACCTGGGCCACCGTCGGTTCGTGCGCACAGATCGGCGCCAACGTGCACCTGTCGGGCGGCGTCGGCATCGGCGGCGTGCTCGAGCCACTGCAGGCCGGCCCGACCATCATTGAAGACAACTGCTTCATCGGCGCGCGCTCCGAAGTCGTCGAAGGCGTGGTCGTCGAAGAGAACTCGGTGCTGGGCATGGGCGTGTACCTCGGCCAGAGCACCCCGATCTTCAACCGCGAAACCGGCGAAATCTCGTACGGCCGCGTGCCCAGCGGCAGCGTGGTCATCAGCGGCAACCTGCCCAAGAAGACCAAGTCGGGCCAGGACTACAGCACCTACGCCGCCATCATCGTCAAGACGGTCGACGCGCAGACGCGCTCCAAGACCAGCCTGAACGACCTGCTGCGCGACTGA
- a CDS encoding PilT/PilU family type 4a pilus ATPase: MNMMERILRLMAERKASDIYLSAHSPVMIRINGNCLPINAQVLPPTAPLALLSEVVPEARIQELENTGELNMAVALEGAGNYRISAMRQRGSYAVVVRHIASIIPSFDELNLPDILKSLIMEKRGLILMVGATGAGKTTTLASMLDYRNEHASGHILTVEEPIEFTYTNKKSLVNQRDVGSDTTSLQVALKNALRQAPDVIQIGEIRDRDTMTAAIAYAQSGHLCVATLHANNSYRALNRILSFFPVEVRPTLLGDLGSALRAVVSQRLLRTPAGARVPALEVMLNTALVADLIEKGDFSGVKEAMEQSMAEGSQTFEEDIARLITEERVTRQEGLANADSPTNLMWRLQNRDAPKKQAEDRDLTDQLDEPTFTDITLDVKF; the protein is encoded by the coding sequence ATGAACATGATGGAACGGATTCTTCGTTTGATGGCCGAGCGCAAGGCCTCCGACATCTACCTCTCGGCCCACTCCCCGGTGATGATCCGCATCAACGGCAACTGCCTGCCGATCAATGCGCAGGTGCTGCCGCCGACCGCGCCGCTGGCGCTGCTGTCGGAAGTGGTGCCCGAAGCCCGCATCCAGGAACTGGAAAACACGGGTGAACTCAACATGGCCGTCGCCCTCGAAGGCGCCGGCAACTACCGCATCAGCGCCATGCGCCAGCGCGGCAGCTACGCCGTGGTGGTGCGGCACATCGCCTCGATCATCCCCAGCTTCGACGAGCTGAACCTGCCCGACATCCTGAAGTCGCTCATCATGGAAAAGCGCGGGCTGATCCTGATGGTGGGCGCCACCGGCGCGGGCAAGACGACCACGCTGGCCTCGATGCTCGACTACCGCAACGAGCACGCCAGCGGCCACATCCTCACGGTCGAAGAGCCGATCGAGTTCACCTACACCAACAAGAAATCCCTGGTGAACCAGCGCGACGTGGGCAGCGACACCACCTCGCTGCAGGTGGCCCTGAAGAACGCGCTGCGCCAGGCGCCCGACGTGATCCAGATCGGCGAAATCCGCGACCGCGACACCATGACGGCCGCCATTGCCTACGCGCAGTCGGGCCACCTGTGCGTGGCCACGCTGCACGCCAACAACAGCTACCGCGCGCTGAACCGCATCCTGAGCTTCTTCCCGGTCGAGGTGCGCCCCACCCTGCTGGGCGACCTGGGCTCGGCGCTGCGCGCCGTGGTGTCGCAGCGCCTGCTGCGCACGCCGGCCGGCGCGCGCGTGCCCGCACTCGAAGTGATGCTGAACACCGCGCTGGTGGCCGACCTGATCGAAAAGGGCGACTTCTCCGGCGTCAAGGAGGCCATGGAGCAATCGATGGCCGAAGGCTCGCAGACCTTCGAGGAAGACATCGCCCGCCTCATCACCGAAGAACGCGTGACCCGCCAGGAAGGCCTGGCCAACGCCGACTCGCCCACCAACCTGATGTGGCGCCTGCAGAACCGCGACGCGCCCAAGAAGCAGGCCGAGGATCGCGACCTGACCGACCAGCTCGACGAACCGACTTTCACCGACATCACGCTCGACGTGAAGTTCTGA
- the dapE gene encoding succinyl-diaminopimelate desuccinylase, translating to MSRTLQLAEQLISRPSVTPDDAGCQQILGERLAALGFTLETIESGPADFRVTNLWAVRRPTNGKATKTLVFAGHTDVVPTGPLDQWSSHPFTPTHRDGKLYGRGACDMKTSVAAFVTSIEEFLQGEPDPALTLALLLTSDEEGPGVDGTVIVCNALAARGETIDYCIVGEPTSVARCGDMIKNGRRGTMSSKLTVNGVQGHIAYPHLAKNPVHAVAPALAELVVINAAGGWDAQSNPYFQPTSWQISNFHSGTGASNVIPGSAVIDFNFRFSTESTPESLQQRVHAVLDAHGVDYTMAWTVGGLPFLTTPGELVTAVQAAIREETGLDTELSTSGGTSDARFIAKICKQVVECGPVNASIHKIDEHIEVAEIETLKNIYLRTLRGLDAALAS from the coding sequence ATGTCCCGTACGCTCCAGCTCGCCGAACAACTGATCTCGCGCCCTTCCGTCACCCCCGACGACGCGGGTTGCCAACAGATCCTGGGCGAACGCCTCGCCGCGCTGGGCTTCACGCTGGAAACCATCGAGAGCGGCCCGGCCGATTTCCGGGTCACCAACCTCTGGGCCGTGCGCCGCCCCACGAACGGCAAGGCGACGAAGACGCTGGTGTTTGCCGGCCACACCGACGTGGTGCCCACCGGCCCGCTCGACCAGTGGAGCAGCCACCCGTTCACGCCCACGCACCGCGACGGCAAGCTCTACGGCCGCGGCGCCTGCGACATGAAGACCTCGGTCGCGGCCTTCGTGACCTCCATTGAAGAATTCCTGCAGGGCGAGCCCGACCCGGCGCTCACGCTGGCGCTGCTGCTGACCAGCGACGAGGAAGGCCCGGGCGTCGACGGCACCGTGATCGTCTGCAACGCGCTGGCCGCACGCGGTGAAACCATCGACTACTGCATCGTCGGCGAGCCCACCTCGGTGGCGCGCTGCGGCGACATGATCAAGAACGGCCGCCGCGGCACCATGAGCAGCAAGCTCACGGTGAACGGCGTGCAGGGCCACATCGCCTACCCGCACCTGGCGAAGAACCCGGTGCATGCGGTGGCGCCCGCGCTGGCCGAGCTGGTGGTGATCAATGCCGCCGGCGGTTGGGACGCGCAAAGCAACCCCTACTTCCAGCCCACCAGCTGGCAGATCAGCAATTTCCATTCGGGCACCGGCGCGAGCAACGTCATTCCGGGCAGCGCGGTGATCGACTTCAACTTCCGCTTCTCGACCGAATCCACGCCCGAGTCGCTGCAGCAGCGCGTGCACGCCGTGCTCGACGCACATGGCGTCGACTACACAATGGCCTGGACCGTCGGCGGCCTGCCCTTCCTGACCACGCCGGGCGAACTCGTCACGGCCGTGCAGGCGGCGATCCGCGAAGAAACCGGCCTGGACACCGAGCTGTCGACCAGCGGCGGCACCAGCGACGCGCGCTTCATCGCCAAGATCTGCAAGCAGGTCGTCGAGTGCGGCCCGGTGAACGCCAGCATCCACAAGATCGACGAGCACATCGAGGTCGCCGAGATCGAGACGCTGAAGAACATCTACCTGCGCACGCTGCGCGGGCTCGACGCAGCGCTCGCATCATGA
- the prmB gene encoding 50S ribosomal protein L3 N(5)-glutamine methyltransferase, whose protein sequence is MSTVIELIEAGAKRLTNAGVAFGHGTANAFDEAAWLVLWRLKQPLDDIDAVADTPVSPADAAKVAALIDERIATRKPAAYLTKEAWLQGVPFYVDERAIVPRSFIAELIADGSIDYWLGEHTQRVLDLCTGNGSLAVLAALTYPDVTVDAADLSVEALEVAAINVTRHALDARVKLIESDGLKNVPGTYDLVLCNPPYVNSASMAALPAEYRAEPELALAGGTDGMDFVRQLFADAPARMSEQAVLVLEIGNERDYFETAFPQLEVVWLETSAGEDQVLLVTRTALLAGAGVR, encoded by the coding sequence ATGAGCACCGTCATCGAACTGATCGAAGCCGGCGCAAAGCGCCTGACCAATGCCGGCGTGGCCTTCGGCCATGGCACCGCCAACGCCTTCGACGAAGCCGCCTGGCTCGTGCTGTGGCGCCTGAAGCAGCCGCTGGACGACATCGACGCCGTGGCCGACACCCCTGTGTCGCCGGCCGATGCGGCCAAGGTGGCCGCGCTCATTGACGAGCGCATCGCCACGCGCAAGCCTGCGGCCTACCTCACGAAAGAAGCCTGGCTGCAAGGCGTGCCCTTCTACGTGGACGAACGCGCCATCGTGCCGCGCAGCTTCATTGCCGAGCTCATCGCCGACGGCAGCATCGACTACTGGCTGGGCGAACACACGCAGCGCGTGCTCGACCTGTGCACCGGCAACGGCAGCCTCGCGGTGCTCGCGGCGCTCACCTACCCGGACGTGACGGTCGATGCGGCCGACCTGTCGGTCGAAGCGCTCGAAGTGGCCGCCATCAACGTCACGCGCCACGCGCTCGACGCCCGCGTCAAGTTGATTGAATCGGATGGCCTGAAGAACGTGCCCGGTACGTACGACCTCGTGCTGTGCAACCCGCCCTACGTGAACAGCGCCAGCATGGCCGCGCTGCCCGCCGAGTACCGCGCCGAGCCCGAACTGGCGCTGGCCGGCGGCACCGACGGCATGGACTTCGTGCGGCAATTGTTCGCCGACGCGCCCGCCCGCATGAGCGAGCAGGCCGTGCTGGTGCTGGAGATCGGTAACGAGCGCGACTACTTCGAGACGGCATTTCCGCAGCTCGAGGTCGTCTGGCTCGAGACCTCGGCCGGCGAAGACCAGGTGCTGCTGGTCACCCGGACGGCGCTGCTGGCCGGCGCCGGCGTGCGTTAG
- a CDS encoding ABC-F family ATP-binding cassette domain-containing protein — MITLKNVILRRSAKKLLDGATVNLNPGEKVGLVGRNGAGKSSLFALFNGTLHEDGGDFYIPKQWRMAQVAQDMPETEESATDFVVGGDTRLTELRATLAAIEAAYAENPDDPDIGMELAHAYTDLADAGEHDAVPRAQALVLGLGFKSHELDEPVNSFSGGWRMRLQLARALMCPSDLLLLDEPTNHLDLDALVWLEAWLQKYAGTMIVISHDREFLDAVTDVTLHIANAQLTRYGGNYSKFEDMRALQMEQQQVAFSKQQDKIAHLQKFIDRFKAKASKAKQAQSRVKALERMERVAPLLAEADFTFEFKEPGNIPNPMLSIDKASFGYEVEGEAPKTILRGVSRSVLAGQRIGILGANGQGKSTLVKTIAREMGALAGEVTEGKGLNIGYFAQQELDVLRPQDNPLEHMVRMARELGSNAKEATGEQALRGYLGSFNFSGDMVKQPVGTMSGGEKARLVLAMMVWQRPNLLLLDEPTNHLDLATREALAVALNEFEGTLMLVSHDRALLRSVCDEFWLVGRGVVTDFDGDLDDYQRYLLDEAKRLREEAKVAVREADAVAAAAAAAAAAAQASTKSSSNNHTPEQRKQDAQERQQRSEQAKPLKKELAKIDERMAAAGTERGTLEARLAEPLPPAEIAEAGKRLKALNDEIAQLEERWLALSDQLEALAA; from the coding sequence ATGATTACTCTCAAAAACGTCATTCTTCGCCGCAGCGCCAAGAAACTGCTCGACGGCGCCACCGTCAATCTCAACCCCGGCGAAAAGGTCGGCCTGGTGGGACGCAACGGCGCCGGCAAGTCGTCGCTGTTCGCGCTGTTCAACGGCACGCTGCACGAAGACGGCGGCGATTTCTACATTCCCAAGCAGTGGCGCATGGCCCAGGTCGCGCAGGACATGCCCGAGACCGAGGAGTCGGCCACCGACTTCGTGGTCGGCGGTGACACCCGCCTGACCGAGCTGCGCGCCACGCTGGCGGCCATCGAGGCCGCCTACGCCGAGAACCCCGACGATCCCGACATCGGCATGGAGCTGGCCCACGCCTACACCGACCTGGCCGATGCCGGCGAGCACGACGCCGTGCCGCGCGCGCAGGCGCTGGTGCTGGGCCTGGGCTTCAAGTCGCACGAGCTCGACGAGCCCGTCAACAGCTTCTCGGGCGGCTGGCGCATGCGCCTGCAGCTGGCCCGCGCGCTGATGTGCCCGAGCGACCTGCTGCTGCTCGACGAGCCGACCAACCACCTGGACTTGGACGCGCTCGTCTGGCTCGAAGCCTGGCTGCAGAAGTACGCCGGCACCATGATCGTCATCAGCCACGACCGCGAGTTTCTCGACGCCGTGACCGACGTCACCCTGCACATCGCCAACGCCCAGCTCACGCGCTACGGCGGCAACTACAGCAAGTTCGAAGACATGCGCGCGCTGCAGATGGAGCAGCAGCAGGTGGCCTTCAGCAAGCAGCAGGACAAGATCGCCCACCTGCAGAAGTTCATCGACCGCTTCAAGGCCAAGGCCAGCAAGGCCAAGCAGGCGCAAAGCCGCGTCAAGGCGCTGGAGCGCATGGAGCGCGTGGCGCCGCTGCTGGCCGAAGCCGACTTCACCTTCGAGTTCAAGGAGCCGGGCAACATCCCGAACCCGATGCTCTCGATCGACAAAGCGAGCTTCGGCTACGAGGTGGAAGGCGAGGCGCCCAAGACCATCCTGCGCGGCGTCAGCCGCTCGGTGCTGGCGGGCCAGCGCATCGGCATCCTGGGTGCCAACGGCCAGGGCAAGTCGACGCTGGTGAAGACCATTGCGCGCGAAATGGGCGCACTGGCCGGCGAAGTCACCGAGGGCAAGGGCCTGAACATCGGCTACTTCGCGCAGCAGGAACTCGACGTGCTGCGCCCACAAGACAACCCGCTCGAGCACATGGTGCGCATGGCGCGCGAACTCGGCAGCAATGCCAAGGAAGCCACCGGCGAGCAGGCCCTGCGCGGTTACCTGGGCAGCTTCAACTTCAGCGGCGACATGGTCAAGCAGCCCGTGGGCACCATGAGCGGCGGCGAAAAGGCGCGCCTCGTGCTGGCCATGATGGTCTGGCAGCGCCCCAACCTGCTGCTGCTGGACGAGCCCACCAACCACCTGGACCTCGCCACCCGCGAAGCCCTGGCCGTGGCGCTCAACGAGTTCGAAGGCACGCTGATGCTGGTGAGCCACGACCGTGCGCTGCTGCGTTCGGTGTGCGACGAGTTCTGGCTCGTGGGCCGCGGCGTCGTCACCGACTTCGACGGCGACCTGGACGACTACCAGCGCTACCTGCTCGACGAAGCCAAGCGCCTGCGCGAAGAGGCCAAGGTGGCCGTGCGCGAGGCGGACGCCGTGGCTGCGGCAGCCGCTGCCGCAGCAGCCGCCGCCCAGGCATCGACCAAGAGCAGCAGCAACAACCACACCCCCGAGCAGCGCAAGCAGGACGCCCAGGAGCGCCAGCAGCGCAGCGAGCAGGCCAAGCCGCTGAAGAAGGAACTCGCCAAGATCGACGAGCGCATGGCGGCGGCCGGCACCGAGCGCGGCACGCTCGAAGCCAGGCTGGCCGAACCGCTGCCGCCCGCCGAGATCGCCGAGGCCGGCAAGCGGCTGAAGGCGCTCAACGACGAGATCGCGCAGCTCGAAGAACGCTGGCTGGCGCTGTCCGACCAGCTCGAAGCGCTGGCCGCCTAA
- a CDS encoding helix-turn-helix domain-containing protein has protein sequence MKPRELVQALRALGLTQKQIQERTGIPQPTVSKIGLGRVSDVMSRHYVALLKAYEQRMKEEALRPAVPFAPPPAGD, from the coding sequence ATGAAGCCACGCGAGTTGGTGCAGGCGCTGCGAGCGCTGGGATTGACGCAAAAGCAGATCCAGGAACGAACGGGCATTCCGCAGCCCACGGTCAGCAAGATCGGGCTGGGGCGGGTGAGCGACGTGATGTCGCGCCACTACGTCGCGCTGCTGAAGGCCTACGAGCAGCGGATGAAGGAAGAGGCGCTGCGGCCGGCTGTGCCCTTTGCGCCGCCGCCGGCGGGCGACTAA
- a CDS encoding helix-turn-helix domain-containing protein, with protein METIASRALAARKFAKMTQKQAEAASGVKQSSISKIERGDTSRSMSVLALARIYRADPNWLDTGDGPAPWDEVQIRLARDNAHEPPGPYRVTRIPPAGPGFAPQTPGTVPLITWDHAGEWRGAESPPRPTLAERWIPCIAHHSAGTYALRVRGDSMTSPHGHLKSYPAGSIIFVDPQHTTPDDGERVIAKLDDDTSGEVTFKVYKADAGRRWLLPLNPAHEAVRVPFTVLGTVIGKWEDED; from the coding sequence ATGGAGACTATTGCTTCTCGTGCCCTGGCCGCACGCAAATTCGCCAAGATGACGCAGAAGCAGGCCGAGGCCGCTTCGGGCGTCAAGCAGTCGAGCATTTCGAAAATCGAGCGTGGCGACACCAGCCGATCGATGAGCGTGCTCGCCCTGGCACGCATCTACCGCGCCGACCCCAATTGGCTCGACACCGGCGACGGCCCCGCCCCGTGGGACGAGGTGCAGATTCGCCTGGCACGCGACAACGCCCACGAGCCGCCCGGCCCCTACCGCGTCACCCGCATCCCGCCTGCGGGCCCGGGCTTTGCGCCGCAGACGCCCGGCACCGTGCCGCTGATCACGTGGGACCACGCGGGCGAATGGCGCGGCGCCGAATCGCCGCCCCGGCCCACGCTGGCCGAGCGCTGGATTCCCTGCATCGCCCACCACAGCGCGGGCACCTACGCGCTGCGCGTGCGCGGCGACAGCATGACGTCGCCGCACGGGCACCTGAAGAGCTATCCGGCCGGATCGATCATCTTTGTCGACCCGCAACACACCACGCCCGACGACGGCGAGCGCGTGATCGCCAAGCTCGACGACGACACCAGCGGCGAAGTCACTTTCAAGGTCTACAAGGCGGACGCAGGCCGCCGCTGGCTGCTGCCGCTGAACCCCGCGCACGAAGCGGTGCGCGTGCCCTTCACCGTGCTGGGCACCGTGATCGGCAAGTGGGAAGACGAAGACTGA